A DNA window from Brassica napus cultivar Da-Ae chromosome C1, Da-Ae, whole genome shotgun sequence contains the following coding sequences:
- the LOC106405315 gene encoding ubiquitin-conjugating enzyme E2 32 translates to MADERYNRKNPAVKRILQEVKEMKANPSDDFMSLPLEENIFEWQFAIRGPSETEFEGGIYHGRIQLPSDYPFKPPSFLLLTPSGRFETNTKICLSISNYHPEHWQPSWSVRTALVALIAFMPSNPSGAIGSVDYPKEERRALATKSRESPPKYGSPERQKVIDEIHQYMLSKTPSPKPNPEECNKTSSADSDDQSQTKPQDTEAATAEPVTAVEEKVVDQIAEEAGQTVVPGANAGENVAAGDNRNGLVRQREQATVAVRAAQRRGDDRLFTWAAVGLTIAIVVLLLKKLVRSSGHGALFMDES, encoded by the exons ATGGCGGACGAGAGATATAACCGGAAGAACCCGGCGGTGAAGAGGATTCTCCAGGAGGTTAAGGAGATGAAAGCTAATCCCTCTGACGATTTCATGTCTCTTCCCCTCGAG GAGAATATATTTGAGTGGCAATTCGCCATCAGAGGCCCTAGCGAGACTGAATTTGAAGGAGGGATTTATCATGGGAGGATTCAGTTGCCTTCAGATTATCCTTTCAAACCTCCTTCCTTCCTCTTATTGACC CCTAGTGGTCGTTTTGAAACTAACACCAAGATTTGCTTGAGTATTTCTAATTACCATCCCGAGCATTGGCAGCCATCATGGAGTG TTCGGACTGCTTTGGTGGCTCTCATTGCGTTCATGCCTTCAAACCCCAGTGGGGCAATAGGCTCTGTAGATTACCCCAAGGAGGAGAGACGCGCACTTGCCACTAAATCACGCGAGTCACCACCCAAATATGGTTCTCCTGAGCGTCAAAAAGTTATTGATGAG ATTCATCAGTACATGCTCAGCAAGACACCTTCTCCGAAACCTAATCCTGAGGAATGTAACAAAACCTCTTCTGCTGATTCGGATGATCAGTCCCAAACCAAGCCGCAGGACACTGAAGCTGCTACAGCCGAACCTGTTACAGCTGTTGAAGAGAAGGTAGTCGATCAAATCGCTGAAGAGGCAGGTCAGACAGTTGTTCCTGGAGCAAATGCAGGGGAAAATGTTGCAGCGGGAGACAACAGAAACGGTTTGGTGAGGCAGAGGGAGCAAGCGACTGTTGCTGTTAGGGCCGCTCAGAGAAGGGGTGATGACAGGCTGTTCACGTGGGCAGCGGTTGGACTCACGATTGCGATAGTGGTTCTTTTGCTAAAGAAGTTGGTAAGGTCAAGTGGTCATGGCGCTCTGTTTATGGATGAGTCGTGA
- the LOC106404368 gene encoding glycine-rich cell wall structural protein-like — MGKVSKRLGLLGLMLVLLIIGVAECRRLEKETLGGGGFGGGGGAGGGFGGGKGGGGGLGGGAGGGHGGGVGGGFGGGAGGGKGGGLGGGHGGGVGGGFGGGAGGGKGGGLGGGGGVGGGHGGGVGGGFGGGAGGGKGGGVGGGFGGGAGGGKGGGLGGGHGGGVGGGFGGGAGGGKGGGVGGGHGGGAGGGFGGGVGGGHGGGAGGGFGGGAGGGHGGGAGGGFGGGAGGGHGGGAGGGFGGGAGGGHGGGAGGGFGGGAGGVHGGGAGGGFGGGAGGGHGGGAGGGFGGGAGGGHAGGGGAGGGFGGGAGGGGGGGF, encoded by the coding sequence ATGGGGAAAGTTTCTAAGCGATTAGGGTTATTGGGTTTGATGCTTGTGTTGCTCATTATTGGAGTAGCAGAATGTAGGAGACTTGAGAAGGAGACTTTAGGAGGTGGTGGTTttggaggaggtggtggtgctGGAGGTGGGTTTGGTGGTGGAaaaggcggtggtggtggtctTGGAGGAGGAGCTGGTGGAGGCCACGGTGGTGGTGTTGGAGGAGGGTTCGGTGGTGGTGCTGGTGGAGGCAAAGGTGGTGGTCTAGGTGGAGGCCACGGTGGTGGTGTTGGAGGAGGATTCGGTGGTGGTGCTGGTGGAGGTAAAGGTGGTGGtcttggtggtggtggtggcgttGGAGGAGGCCACGGTGGTGGTGTTGGAGGAGGGTTCGGTGGTGGTGCTGGTGGAGGCAAAGGTGGTGGTGTTGGAGGAGGGTTCGGTGGTGGTGCTGGTGGAGGCAAAGGTGGAGGTTTAGGTGGAGGTCACGGTGGTGGTGTTGGAGGAGGATTTGGTGGTGGTGCTGGTGGAGGCAAAGGTGGTGGCGTCGGAGGAGGCCATGGTGGTGGTGCTGGAGGAGGATTTGGTGGTGGTGTTGGAGGAGGCCATGGTGGTGGTGCTGGTGGAGGGTTCGGTGGTGGTGCTGGTGGAGGACATGGTGGTGGTGCTGGTGGAGGGTTCGGTGGTGGTGCTGGTGGAGGACATGGTGGTGGTGCTGGAGGAGGATTTGGCGGTGGAGCTGGTGGAGGTCACGGTGGTGGTGCTGGAGGAGGATTTGGCGGTGGAGCTGGTGGAGTTCACGGTGGTGGTGCTGGAGGAGGATTCGGCGGTGGTGCTGGTGGAGGCCACGGTGGAGGAGCTGGTGGAGGTTTTGGCGGTGGTGCAGGAGGAGGCCATGCTGGCGGTGGTGGTGCTGGTGGAGGGTTTGGTGGTGGTGCCGGaggaggcggtggtggtggaTTTTGA